Proteins co-encoded in one Ananas comosus cultivar F153 linkage group 15, ASM154086v1, whole genome shotgun sequence genomic window:
- the LOC109721401 gene encoding serine hydroxymethyltransferase, mitochondrial-like: MAMATALRRLSSSAVRRQPLSRSSLYYMSSLPDEAVYEKEKSRVVWPKQLNAPLEAVDPEIADIIELEKARQWKGLELIPSENFTSVSVMQAVGSIMTNKYSEGYPGARYYGGNEYIDMAESLCQKRALEAFRLDPAKWGVNVQSLSGSPANFQVYTALLKPHERIMALDLPHGGHLSHGYQTDTKKISAVSIFFETMPYRLNESTGYIDYDQLEKSAALFRPKLIVAGASAYARLYDYAYIRKVCDKQKAILLADMAHISGLVAAGVIPSPFEYADVVTTTTHKSLRGPRGAMIFFRKGVKEINKQGKEVLYDFEDKINAAVFPGLQGGPHNHTIAGLAVALKQATTPEYRAYQEQVLSNCAKFAQRLTAKGYELVSGGTENHLVLVNLKNKGIDGSRVEKVLELVHIAANKNTVPGDVSAMVPGGIRMGTPALTSRGFLEEDFAKVADFFDNAVNIALKIKAETKGGSKLKDFLATIQTDANIQSEIAKLRHEVEEYAKQFPTIGFDKETMKYKN; the protein is encoded by the exons ATGGCAATGGCGACTGCTCTCCGCAGGCTCTCATCCTCGGCCGTGAGGAGGCAGCCGCTCTCGCGGAGCTCTCTCTATTACATG TCTTCTCTGCCCGACGAAGCAGTATACGAGAAAGAGAAATCTCGCGTCGTC TGGCCGAAGCAGCTGAATGCTCCTCTGGAAGCGGTGGATCCGGAGATCGCCGACATCATTGAGCTTGAGAAAGCCAGGCAATGGAAG GGACTCGAGCTAATCCCTTCGGAGAATTTTACATCAGTCTCTGTGATGCAAGCTGTAGGATCTATCATGACAAACAAATACAGCGAGGGGTATCCTGGTGCAAGATACTATGGTGGAAATGA GTACATTGACATGGCAGAATCCTTGTGTCAGAAGCGTGCACTAGAAGCTTTTCGTTTAGACCCAGCCAAATGGGGAG TGAATGTTCAATCGCTGTCTGGATCTCCTGCTAACTTTCAAGTATATACTGCACTTTTGAAGCCACACGAGAGAATCATGGCACTTGATCTTCCTCACGGTGGACATCTTTCTCATGGTTACCAG ACGGATACCAAGAAGATATCTGctgtttctatattttttgagacAATGCCTTACCGGTTAAATGAGAGTACCGGCTACATAGATTATGATCAG TTGGAGAAAAGTGCTGCTCTCTTCAGACCTAAACTGATAGTTGCTGGAGCTAGTGCATATGCCCGCCTCTATGACTATGCTTATATTCGTAAG GTGTGCGACAAGCAGAAAGCTATACTTCTGGCAGACATGGCACATATCAGCGGACTGGTTGCAGCTGGTGTAATTCCATCTCCTTTCGAGTATGCAGATGTAGTAACTACTACAACTCATAAGTCACTTCGTGGACCACGTGGAGCCATGATCTTTTTCAGGAAGGGAGTGAAAGAGATAAACAAACAAGGGAAAGAG GTTTTGTATGACTTTGAAGATAAGATTAATGCTGCCGTCTTCCCTGGTCTTCAAGGTGGTCCTCATAATCATACAATTGCTGGATTAGCTGTTGCTCTGAAACAG GCAACTACTCCAGAGTACAGAGCTTATCAAGAGCAAGTGCTTAGTAACTGTGCAAAATTTGCTCAG CGCTTGACTGCGAAAGGCTATGAACTTGTTTCTGGTGGAACGGAGAACCATCTAGTCTTGGTGAACTTGAAGAACAAG GGAATAGATGGGTCCAGGGTTGAAAAGGTGCTGGAACTGGTTCACATTGCAGCTAACAAGAACACTGTTCCTGGTGATGTGTCAGCCATGGTACCTGGAGGCATTAGGATGG GGACCCCGGCTCTCACATCAAGAGGATTTCTTGAAGAGGACTTTGCAAAAGTTGCCGACTTTTTTGATAATGCCGTTAACATAGCATTGAAGATCAAGGCTGAAACCAAAG GAGGATCAAAGTTAAAGGACTTTCTAGCCACCATCCAAACAGACGCAAACATCCAATCTGAGATTGCAAAGCTACGTCATGAAGTAGAGGAGTATGCAAAGCAGTTCCCAACTATTGGATTTGATAAGGAGACTATGAAATACAAAAACTGA
- the LOC109721398 gene encoding pentatricopeptide repeat-containing protein At1g05670, mitochondrial, with protein sequence MLLRAAARKKKTKHSVATLFLALHGRPLTSSSSSSSSSSSSSALVDSIATSIRPFPDYSPRKPSLRDADLVRDLTAALRQRRSDPLARVLRPFGPRLRPDHLLWALPLLRSDLPLLLSLLAWFRSCHPAPSPATAEATAIAAHLAAAASPCTARRLLRDGLRDGGRRFIDEVIYTYKHWCSHPSVFDLLLLAAVDVGRLDDARALFHHLLTYGVVVSADACNSLLARLPVGDMLAAFADFPQSSGGGLRWNAKSYNIAIHGLCRVGNVGDARRILADMEPKAGVPPDVVSYSTLINGYCSIGELREAMELMREMALKGLKPNPFTYNSIMALLCKAGRVVGAERVLSYMVRHGVAPDAAVYTTMIDGFCKMGNLSAVYRMVDEMRKSGLVPDAITYTSLIHGLCRSGKMVEAHNVFEEMLSEGLNPDEIVYTALIDGYCKLGRMTDAFRAHNEMLRRGLTPNVVTYTSLSDGLCKQRDVEAANELLHEMCSKGLELNVCTYNSLINGLCKAGNIEQAMKTMVEMEAAGLKPDVYTYTTLMDAYCKSGEMDRARGLLQEMLDKGIRPSIVTFNVLMHGMCMSGMLEDGKRLLDWMVDKNFMPNATTYNSLMKHYSLDKNMKATTEIYRGMCSQGVVPDQNTYNILITGHCKARNMKEACYFHNEMISKGFSLSEGSYNALIRGLLRKKKFMEAWGLFDEMRAKGFVAEHDIYNTFIDMNYTEENMEAALALCDEVVERCLVETKVDET encoded by the coding sequence ATGCTCCTCCGCGCCGCCGccaggaagaagaagaccaagCACAGCGTCGCCACCTTGTTCCTCGCCCTCCACGGAAGGCCTTtgacgtcgtcgtcgtcgtcctcctcctcctcctcctcctcctcggccctCGTCGACTCCATCGCCACGTCGATCCGCCCCTTCCCGGACTACTCCCCCAGGAAGCCCTCCCTCCGCGACGCCGACCTCGTCCGCGACCTCACCGCCGCCCTCCGCCAGCGCCGCTCCGACCCCCTCGCGCGCGTCCTCCGGCCCTTCGGCCCACGCCTCCGCCCCGACCACCTCCTCTGggccctccccctcctccgctccgacctccccctcctcctctccctcctcgccTGGTTCCGCTCCTGCCACCCCGCCCCCTCCCCCGCCACCGCCGAGGCCACCGCCATCGCCgcccacctcgccgccgccgcctccccctgCACcgcccgccgcctcctccgcgaCGGCCTCCGCGATGGCGGCCGCCGCTTCATCGACGAGGTCATCTACACCTACAAGCACTGGTGCTCCCACCCCTCCGTCttcgacctcctcctcctcgccgccgTCGACGTCGGCCGCCTCGACGACGCGCGCGCCCTCTTCCACCACCTGCTCACCTACGGAGTCGTCGTCTCCGCCGACGCCTGCAATTCCCTCCTCGCCCGCCTCCCCGTCGGCGACATGCTCGCCGCCTTTGCCGACTTCCCGCAATCCAGCGGCGGCGGCCTTCGCTGGAACGCCAAGTCGTACAACATCGCCATTCATGGGCTGTGCCGCGTGGGCAATGTGGGCGACGCCCGTAGGATCCTCGCCGATATGGAGCCAAAGGCCGGAGTTCCGCCTGACGTCGTCAGTTACAGCACTCTCATAAACGGCTACTGTTCCATCGGAGAGCTCCGCGAGGCGATGGAGCTCATGCGCGAGATGGCCCTCAAGGGTCTGAAGCCGAATCCTTTCACCTATAACAGTATAATGGCTCTCCTCTGTAAGGCCGGGAGAGTCGTGGGGGCGGAGCGGGTGCTAAGTTATATGGTGCGCCATGGAGTGGCTCCCGACGCTGCTGTATATACTACCATGATCGATGGGTTCTGTAAGATGGGTAATCTATCTGCGGTCTATAGGATGGTGGACGAAATGAGGAAGAGCGGACTAGTTCCCGACGCCATCACTTATACTTCTCTGATCCATGGGCTGTGCCGCAGCGGAAAGATGGTTGAGGCGCATAATGTGTTTGAAGAAATGCTCAGTGAGGGATTAAATCCAGATGAGATTGTGTACACTGCTCTTATCGATGGTTACTGCAAGCTCGGCAGGATGACAGATGCCTTTCGTGCTCATAATGAAATGCTTCGCCGGGGATTGACTCCGAATGTTGTGACGTACACTTCTTTATCTGATGGCCTCTGCAAACAAAGGGACGTGGAGGCTGCGAACGAGCTGTTGCATGAGATGTGCAGCAAGGGACTGGAGTTAAATGTATGTACCTATAACTCGCTCATCAATGGCCTCTGTAAAGCCGGCAACATAGAGCAGGCAATGAAGACCATGGTGGAGATGGAAGCAGCCGGACTTAAGCCGGATGTGTACACTTATACCACCTTGATGGACGCATATTGCAAGTCAGGTGAGATGGATCGGGCCCGCGGGCTTCTCcaagaaatgctagataaagGTATCCGACCAAGTATTGTCACCTTTAATGTCTTGATGCATGGGATGTGCATGTCAGGGATGTTGGAAGATGGAAAGAGACTGCTTGATTGGATGGTAGATAAGAATTTCATGCCGAATGCTACAACATATAATTCTCTAATGAAGCACTACTCCCTCGATAAGAATATGAAAGCCACTACAGAGATCTATCGGGGAATGTGCTCTCAAGGCGTAGTTCCTGATCAGAACACTTACAATATTCTGATAACGGGTCATTGCAAGGCAAGAAATATGAAGGAGGCGTGCTATTTCCATAACGAAATGATTAGCAAGGGTTTCAGTCTTAGTGAGGGTTCTTATAATGCTCTTATCAGGGGCCTCCTCAGAAAGAAGAAATTCATGGAGGCATGGGGATTATTTGATGAGATGAGAGCAAAGGGTTTTGTTGCCGAGCATGACATATACAACACATTTATTGATATGAATTACACGGAGGAAAATATGGAGGCGGCACTTGCACTCTGTGATGAAGTAGTAGAGAGATGTCTTGTGGAAACTAAAGTTGATGAGACTTAG
- the LOC109721402 gene encoding uncharacterized protein LOC109721402 isoform X2 produces the protein MVIGHFGHDSTVGRDWRLLSFLSRAQRKRERERERERGSSFKGGEQGGEEAFLISLFPPTMVSTRSRAAASSAAAPAMADPENLKRRRGRPPKRTRNTSPSQTTTAAAGYERRRDERIKENLERMQKLGILDLSLSLIKSSSRSITSPANHAPSPDSYYKRTQDLSKKKKPSLPHPLPLPPPPPTRRSSRLQNVTPVSYAEIRLSKGGDVLKNSSVLIEEGSKEEVYTEEHEKLLGTCGMTWTLFVDGYAKDGARIYDHIKGKTCHQCRYGENVLEANKNPNWICPVCRGICNCSLCRVKKGWTPTGPLYKKVTSLGYKSVAHYLIQTRRAPANSGNENSAEPVSSEKLLTFTEAKASCQPENTREGDFSDFTSASVENGSNGCTDKSEILHNPDERTGASDCIASRLRSRQSKS, from the exons ATGGTAATCGGTCATTTTGGCCACGACTCGACCGTTGGAAGAGACTGGCGACTCTTAAGCTTCCTCTCTCGTGcccagagaaagagagagagagagagagagagagagaggggaagttCGTTCAAAGGAGGAGAGCAGGGGGGAGAAGAGGCCTTCTTAATTTCTCTCTTCCCCCCAACAATGGTGAGCACCAGAAGCAGAGCAGCGGCCTCCTCTGCCGCGGCGCCGGCAATGGCGGATCCCGAAAACCTCAaacggaggcgaggaaggcccCCGAAGAGGACGAGGAACACGAGCCCCTCGCAGACGACGACAGCGGCAGCGGGGTACGAGAGGCGTCGCGACGAGAGAATAAAGGAGAACCTGGAGCGGATGCAGAAGCTGGGGATCCTCGACCTCTCCCTCAGCCTCATCAagagcagcagcagaagcatcACCTCCCCCGCGAACCACGCGCCCTCTCCCGACTCTTACTACAAGCGGACCCAAGACCTcagcaagaagaagaagccatccctccctcaccctctccctctccctccccctccccctacCAGGCGCTCCTCCAG GTTGCAAAATGTAACCCCCGTTAGCTATGCAGAAATCCGCCTGTCAAAGGGTGGCGATGTACTGAAAAATAGTTCAGTTTTGATTGAAGAAGGTTCGAAGGAAGAAGTGTATACGGAGGAGCATGAGAAGCTGCTAGGTACTTGTGGGATGACTTGGACTCTCTTTGTGGATGGGTATGCCAAAGATGGGGCTCGCATTTACGATCATATCAAAGGGAAGACGTGCCACCAGTGCAG ATATGGCGAGAATGTTCTGGAAGCCAACAAAAATCCCAATTGGATTTGTCCAGTTTGTCGGGGAATCTGCAACTGCAGCCTCTGTAGAGTCAAGAAAGGATGGACACCTACTGGCCCACTGTATAAAAAa GTGACGAGTCTAGGATACAAGTCTGTAGCACATTACCTCATTCAAACACGAAGAGCTCCAGCAAACTCGGGGAATGAAAATTCTGCTGAACCAGTTTCCTCGGAGAAGCTACTAACTTTTACTGAAGCAAAAGCTTCCTGCCAACCTGAAAACACCCGAGAAGGTGACTTCAGTGACTTCACTTCAGCTTCCGTTGAGAATGGCAGTAATGGATGCACGGATAAAAGCGAGATATTACACAATCCAGATGAGCGTACTGGTGCCTCAGACTGTATTGCGAGCAGGCTAAGGTCGAGGCAGAGCAAATCCTGA
- the LOC109721402 gene encoding uncharacterized protein LOC109721402 isoform X1, translated as MVIGHFGHDSTVGRDWRLLSFLSRAQRKRERERERERGSSFKGGEQGGEEAFLISLFPPTMVSTRSRAAASSAAAPAMADPENLKRRRGRPPKRTRNTSPSQTTTAAAGYERRRDERIKENLERMQKLGILDLSLSLIKSSSRSITSPANHAPSPDSYYKRTQDLSKKKKPSLPHPLPLPPPPPTRRSSRLQNVTPVSYAEIRLSKGGDVLKNSSVLIEEGSKEEVYTEEHEKLLGTCGMTWTLFVDGYAKDGARIYDHIKGKTCHQCRQKTLGHRTNCCKCKLAQGQFCGDCLYMRYGENVLEANKNPNWICPVCRGICNCSLCRVKKGWTPTGPLYKKVTSLGYKSVAHYLIQTRRAPANSGNENSAEPVSSEKLLTFTEAKASCQPENTREGDFSDFTSASVENGSNGCTDKSEILHNPDERTGASDCIASRLRSRQSKS; from the exons ATGGTAATCGGTCATTTTGGCCACGACTCGACCGTTGGAAGAGACTGGCGACTCTTAAGCTTCCTCTCTCGTGcccagagaaagagagagagagagagagagagagagaggggaagttCGTTCAAAGGAGGAGAGCAGGGGGGAGAAGAGGCCTTCTTAATTTCTCTCTTCCCCCCAACAATGGTGAGCACCAGAAGCAGAGCAGCGGCCTCCTCTGCCGCGGCGCCGGCAATGGCGGATCCCGAAAACCTCAaacggaggcgaggaaggcccCCGAAGAGGACGAGGAACACGAGCCCCTCGCAGACGACGACAGCGGCAGCGGGGTACGAGAGGCGTCGCGACGAGAGAATAAAGGAGAACCTGGAGCGGATGCAGAAGCTGGGGATCCTCGACCTCTCCCTCAGCCTCATCAagagcagcagcagaagcatcACCTCCCCCGCGAACCACGCGCCCTCTCCCGACTCTTACTACAAGCGGACCCAAGACCTcagcaagaagaagaagccatccctccctcaccctctccctctccctccccctccccctacCAGGCGCTCCTCCAG GTTGCAAAATGTAACCCCCGTTAGCTATGCAGAAATCCGCCTGTCAAAGGGTGGCGATGTACTGAAAAATAGTTCAGTTTTGATTGAAGAAGGTTCGAAGGAAGAAGTGTATACGGAGGAGCATGAGAAGCTGCTAGGTACTTGTGGGATGACTTGGACTCTCTTTGTGGATGGGTATGCCAAAGATGGGGCTCGCATTTACGATCATATCAAAGGGAAGACGTGCCACCAGTGCAG GCAAAAAACTCTCGGCCATCGTACAAACTGCTGTAAATGCAAGCTGGCCCAGGGACAGTTTTGTGGAGATTGTTTATACATGAG ATATGGCGAGAATGTTCTGGAAGCCAACAAAAATCCCAATTGGATTTGTCCAGTTTGTCGGGGAATCTGCAACTGCAGCCTCTGTAGAGTCAAGAAAGGATGGACACCTACTGGCCCACTGTATAAAAAa GTGACGAGTCTAGGATACAAGTCTGTAGCACATTACCTCATTCAAACACGAAGAGCTCCAGCAAACTCGGGGAATGAAAATTCTGCTGAACCAGTTTCCTCGGAGAAGCTACTAACTTTTACTGAAGCAAAAGCTTCCTGCCAACCTGAAAACACCCGAGAAGGTGACTTCAGTGACTTCACTTCAGCTTCCGTTGAGAATGGCAGTAATGGATGCACGGATAAAAGCGAGATATTACACAATCCAGATGAGCGTACTGGTGCCTCAGACTGTATTGCGAGCAGGCTAAGGTCGAGGCAGAGCAAATCCTGA
- the LOC109721402 gene encoding uncharacterized protein LOC109721402 isoform X3 codes for MVIGHFGHDSTVGRDWRLLSFLSRAQRKRERERERERGSSFKGGEQGGEEAFLISLFPPTMVSTRSRAAASSAAAPAMADPENLKRRRGRPPKRTRNTSPSQTTTAAAGYERRRDERIKENLERMQKLGILDLSLSLIKSSSRSITSPANHAPSPDSYYKRTQDLSKKKKPSLPHPLPLPPPPPTRRSSRLQNVTPVSYAEIRLSKGGDVLKNSSVLIEEGSKEEVYTEEHEKLLGTCGMTWTLFVDGYAKDGARIYDHIKGKTCHQCRQKTLGHRTNCCKCKLAQGQFCGDCLYMRYGENVLEANKNPNWICPVCRGICNCSLCRVKKGWTPTGPLYKKVPQKKKLFISSSLLR; via the exons ATGGTAATCGGTCATTTTGGCCACGACTCGACCGTTGGAAGAGACTGGCGACTCTTAAGCTTCCTCTCTCGTGcccagagaaagagagagagagagagagagagagagaggggaagttCGTTCAAAGGAGGAGAGCAGGGGGGAGAAGAGGCCTTCTTAATTTCTCTCTTCCCCCCAACAATGGTGAGCACCAGAAGCAGAGCAGCGGCCTCCTCTGCCGCGGCGCCGGCAATGGCGGATCCCGAAAACCTCAaacggaggcgaggaaggcccCCGAAGAGGACGAGGAACACGAGCCCCTCGCAGACGACGACAGCGGCAGCGGGGTACGAGAGGCGTCGCGACGAGAGAATAAAGGAGAACCTGGAGCGGATGCAGAAGCTGGGGATCCTCGACCTCTCCCTCAGCCTCATCAagagcagcagcagaagcatcACCTCCCCCGCGAACCACGCGCCCTCTCCCGACTCTTACTACAAGCGGACCCAAGACCTcagcaagaagaagaagccatccctccctcaccctctccctctccctccccctccccctacCAGGCGCTCCTCCAG GTTGCAAAATGTAACCCCCGTTAGCTATGCAGAAATCCGCCTGTCAAAGGGTGGCGATGTACTGAAAAATAGTTCAGTTTTGATTGAAGAAGGTTCGAAGGAAGAAGTGTATACGGAGGAGCATGAGAAGCTGCTAGGTACTTGTGGGATGACTTGGACTCTCTTTGTGGATGGGTATGCCAAAGATGGGGCTCGCATTTACGATCATATCAAAGGGAAGACGTGCCACCAGTGCAG GCAAAAAACTCTCGGCCATCGTACAAACTGCTGTAAATGCAAGCTGGCCCAGGGACAGTTTTGTGGAGATTGTTTATACATGAG ATATGGCGAGAATGTTCTGGAAGCCAACAAAAATCCCAATTGGATTTGTCCAGTTTGTCGGGGAATCTGCAACTGCAGCCTCTGTAGAGTCAAGAAAGGATGGACACCTACTGGCCCACTGTATAAAAAagtaccccaaaaaaaaaaactgttcatTTCTTCATCTTTGTTGAG GTGA
- the LOC109721400 gene encoding lysine histidine transporter-like 8, with protein MGEMEAAEQRGGPAESAELVSVPATPRGGGASTPETVTTPSGQRSPPPARHPAGGPAASTNSKSSWAPTPVNAVSPRFLSPMSVSSAVGTPVKRVLVNLRGYLEEVGHLTRLNPQDAWLPITESRNGNAHYAAFHNLNAGIGFQALLLPVAFAFLGWSWGLISLTVAYCWQLYTLWILVKLHEAVPGKRYNRYVELAQAAFGERFGVWLALFPTVYLSAGTATALILIGGETMKLFFQIVCGPLCSSNPLSTVEWYLVFTSLCIVLSQLPNLNSIAGLSLIGAITAITYSTMAWVLSVSQKRPPSISYQPLRSSSSVASLFSALNALGIIAFAFRGHNLALEIQATMPSTFKHPAHVPMWRGAKVAYFLIAMCLFPIAIGGFWAYGNMMPSGGMLNALYMFHSRDIPRGLLATTFLLVVFNCLSSFQIYSMPVFDSFEAGYTSRTNRPCSIWVRSGFRVFYGFISFFIGVAFPFLSSLAGLLGGLTLPVTFAYPCFMWILIKKPQRFSFSWYLNWSLGVLGIAFSIAFSIGGVWSMVSSGLKLKFFKPN; from the exons ATGGGGGAGATGGAAGCGGCGGAGCAGCGTGGGGgtccggcggagtcggcggagCTGGTGTCGGTGCCAGCGACGCCGAGGGGGGGAGGGGCGTCGACGCCGGAGACGGTGACGACGCCGTCGGGGCAgcggtcgccgccgccggcgcgGCACCCGGCAGGAGGGCCGGCGGCGTCGACCAACTCCAAGTCGTCGTGGGCGCCGACGCCGGTGAACGCGGTGTCGCCGCGGTTCCTGAGCCCGATGTCGGTGTCGTCGGCGGTGGGGACGCCGGTGAAGCGCGTGCTGGTGAACCTGCGGGGTTACCTGGAGGAGGTGGGCCACCTCACGCGGCTGAACCCGCAGGACGCCTGGCTGCCCATCACCGAGTCCCGCAACGGCAACGCCCACTACGCCGCCTTTCACAACCTCAACGCCGGCATCGGCTTCCAGGCCCTCCTGCTCCCTGTCGCCTTTGCCTTTCTCGGATG GAGTTGGGGATTAATCTCTCTCACTGTTGCTTATTGTTGGCAATTGTACACTCTTTGGATTCTAGTTAAGCTTCATGAAGCAGTGCCTGGCAAGAGATACAATAGATATGTGGAGCTAGCACAGGCTGCATTTG GAGAAAGGTTTGGTGTTTGGCTAGCTCTTTTTCCAACAGTTTATCTATCAGCAGGCACTGCAACTGCATTGATCCTCATCGGAGGGGAAACTATGAAGCTCTTTTTTCAGATAGTCTGTGGGCCCCTTTGTTCATCAAACCCGCTGTCCACTGTTGAGTGGTATCTGGTATTTACTTCTTTGTGCATAGTTCTCTCTCAGCTTCCGAACCTCAATTCCATCGCCGGGCTTTCGCTTATTGGAGCTATAACAGCAATAACTTATTCTACCATGGCATGGGTGCTCTCTGTTAGCCAGAAAAGACCCCCTTCTATCTCTTATCAGCCACTCAGATCCTCTTCTTCTGTTGCATCATTGTTCTCCGCCTTGAATGCTCTAGGCATAATAGCATTTGCATTCAGAGGGCACAACCTTGCATTGGAAATACAG GCAACGATGCCGTCAACTTTCAAGCATCCTGCACACGTGCCCATGTGGAGAGGGGCCAAGGTCGCATACTTTTTAATAGCAATGTGCTTATTCCCTATTGCTATTGGAGGTTTTTGGGCTTACGGCAACATG ATGCCGTCTGGAGGGATGCTGAACGCTCTTTACATGTTTCACAGCCGTGATATTCCCAGGGGATTGTTGGCAACAACTTTTCTTTTGGTTGTGTTCAACTGCCTGAGCAGTTTCCAAATATACTCGATGCCTGTATTTGACAGTTTTGAAGCAGGTTACACCAGCAGAACAAACCGCCCTTGCTCCATTTGGGTCCGATCTGGTTTCCGAGTGTTCTATGGTTTCATATCATTCTTTATCGGAGTAgcatttccttttctctctagCCTTGCTGGCCTACTTGGTGGCCTCACTCTTCCTGTTACCTTTGCTTACCCCTGTTTTATGTGGATCCTTATAAAGAAACCTCAGAGATTCAGCTTCAGCTGGTATCTAAATTGGAGCCTTGGAGTTCTGGGCATAGCTTTCAGTATAGCCTTCTCCATTGGAGGTGTTTGGAGCATGGTGAGCAGTGGGCTGAAGCTAAAATTCTTTAAGCCTAATTAA
- the LOC109721403 gene encoding magnesium-dependent phosphatase 1 isoform X1 — protein sequence MGDERVKEEALQILGLFQVLPRLVVFDLDYTLWPFYCECRSKREMPVLYPHAKGIVHALKAKGIDVAIASRSPTPDIAKAFLNKLDLQSMFVAQEIFSSWTHKTEHFERIRRRTGVHYKSMLFFDDEYRNIEAVSKMGVTCILVDNGVNLEMLRLGLRNFAHNFSSPKTKQSE from the exons ATGGGGGACGAGAGGGTGAAGGAGGAGGCGCTGCAAATCTTGGGCCTCTTTCAAGTCCTTCCGCGCTTGGTCGTCTTCGATCTCGATTACACCCTCTGGCCTTTCTACTG TGAATGCCGCTCTAAAAGGGAAATGCCAGTCCTTTACCCACATGCTAAGGGTATAGTACATGCGCTTAAGGCTAAAGGGATAGATGTGGCAATTGCCTCTCGATCGCCAACACCTGACATAGCTAAAGCTTTTCTTAATAAATTGGATCTGCAGTCCATGTTTGTAGCACAG GAAATATTTTCCAGTTGGACTCACAAGACCGAGCACTTCGAGAGGATTCGGAGGAGGACCGGTGTGCATTATAAGTCAATGCTCTTCTTTGATGATGAGTATCGGAATATTGAGGCA GTATCTAAAATGGGGGTAACATGTATTCTAGTGGATAATGGGGTAAATCTTGAAATGCTGAGGTTGGGCTTAAGaaattttgctcataacttttcATCACCCAAGACAAAGCAATCAGAATAG
- the LOC109721403 gene encoding magnesium-dependent phosphatase 1 isoform X2: MALLSGAKRSECRSKREMPVLYPHAKGIVHALKAKGIDVAIASRSPTPDIAKAFLNKLDLQSMFVAQEIFSSWTHKTEHFERIRRRTGVHYKSMLFFDDEYRNIEAVSKMGVTCILVDNGVNLEMLRLGLRNFAHNFSSPKTKQSE; this comes from the exons ATGGCACTACTATCGGGAGCAAAGAGAAG TGAATGCCGCTCTAAAAGGGAAATGCCAGTCCTTTACCCACATGCTAAGGGTATAGTACATGCGCTTAAGGCTAAAGGGATAGATGTGGCAATTGCCTCTCGATCGCCAACACCTGACATAGCTAAAGCTTTTCTTAATAAATTGGATCTGCAGTCCATGTTTGTAGCACAG GAAATATTTTCCAGTTGGACTCACAAGACCGAGCACTTCGAGAGGATTCGGAGGAGGACCGGTGTGCATTATAAGTCAATGCTCTTCTTTGATGATGAGTATCGGAATATTGAGGCA GTATCTAAAATGGGGGTAACATGTATTCTAGTGGATAATGGGGTAAATCTTGAAATGCTGAGGTTGGGCTTAAGaaattttgctcataacttttcATCACCCAAGACAAAGCAATCAGAATAG